The following are from one region of the Coffea eugenioides isolate CCC68of chromosome 2, Ceug_1.0, whole genome shotgun sequence genome:
- the LOC113763966 gene encoding subtilisin-like protease SBT1.7: MGFMQILILLFVISFLSIAAKGLHDQESTVQTYIVHVELPTDTPLSSASASPNNDDLENWYKSFLPTTTISSSSNEAPRMLYSYHNVFKGFAAKLSAEDVKEMEKKPGFLSASPQEMLSLHTTHTPSFLGLHPDMGFWKDSNYGNGVIIGVMDTGIRPDHPSFSDEGMPPPPAKWKGKCEFNSSACNNKLIGARNFNQEFSDSVLDEVGHGTHTASTAAGNFVQGANVLRNANGTAAGIAPLAHLAMYKVCIIVCQGVICIDICPESAILAAMDAAIDDGVDILSLSIGGSSKPFYTDSVALGAYTAMEKGILVSCSAGNGGPSNQSLENEAPWILTVGASTIDRKIVATALLGNKEEFDGESLYNPKHFLSTPFPLYYAGWNASDILSAYCFSSALNSSKVQGKIVVCDHGGGISGAQKGEHVKAAGGVGMIIINGQNEGYTTFADAHVLPATHLSYADGVKVLSYINSTELPMAAISFKGTIIGDDHAPVVASFSSRGPSMASPGILKPDIIGPGVNILAAWPQSVENNTNTKSTFNILSGTSMSCPHLSGVAALLKSAHPDWSPAAIKSAIMTTADLVNLAKNPIEDERLLPANIFAIGSGHVNPSRANNPGLIYDIVPKDYVPYLCGLNYTRRGLLYILQRRVNCAEESSIPEAQLNYPSFSIQFGSPIQRYTRTVTNVGEAKSVYTVKVVPPEGVEVIVKPKTLRFSEVKQKVTYEVVFSQLPTAANNTASQGSITWTSAKVSVRSPIATIIGEMPMF; the protein is encoded by the coding sequence ATGGGATTCATGCAGATTCTCATTCTGCTTTTTGTAATCAGTTTTCTTTCGATAGCTGCTAAAGGATTGCATGATCAGGAAAGCACCGTACAGACTTACATCGTGCATGTTGAGTTGCCTACAGATACTCCGCTTTCCAGTGCAAGTGCAAGCCCAAATAATGATGATTTAGAAAATTGGTACAAATCTTTCCTGCCGACAACCACTATCTCAAGCTCATCAAATGAAGCACCACGGATGCTTTATTCCTATCACAATGTTTTCAAAGGATTTGCAGCTAAATTATCAGCTGAAGATGTgaaagaaatggaaaagaagCCTGGATTCTTATCAGCTAGTCCCCAGGAGATGCTATCTCTACATACGACCCACACTCCTAGTTTCCTGGGGTTGCATCCGGATATGGGCTTCTGGAAGGATTCAAATTATGGAAACGGTGTGATTATTGGAGTCATGGACACCGGAATAAGGCCAGATCACCCTTCATTTAGTGATGAAGGAATGCCTCCACCACCTGCTAAATGGAAGGGAAAGTGTGAATTTAATTCCTCAGCTTGCAATAACAAATTAATTGGAGCAAGGAATTTCAACCAAGAATTTAGCGATTCCGTTTTAGATGAGGTTGGCCACGGTACTCACACAGCAAGCACAGCTGCAGGAAACTTTGTCCAAGGCGCTAATGTGTTGAGAAATGCTAATGGAACTGCTGCCGGTATCGCACCTCTAGCTCACTTGGCAATGTACAAAGTATGCATAATTGTTTGCCAAGGTGTTATATGCATAGATATTTGCCCTGAAAGTGCCATATTGGCTGCTATGGATGCGGCTATCGATGATGGGGTGGATATTCTTTCCCTGTCTATTGGAGGAAGTTCGAAACCATTTTATACAGACAGCGTCGCACTTGGTGCTTATACTGCAATGGAAAAGGGCATTTTGGTCAGCTGCTCAGCCGGAAATGGTGGTCCTTCCAATCAGTCTTTAGAAAATGAAGCCCCCTGGATACTTACGGTTGGTGCAAGCACCATCGACAGAAAAATAGTAGCTACTGCTTTGCTCGGGAACAAGGAGGAGTTTGATGGCGAATCTCTTTATAATCCTAAGCATTTTCTTTCAACTCCGTTTCCCTTGTACTATGCTGGCTGGAATGCAAGCGATATTTTATCTGCATATTGCTTCTCATCAGCTCTGAATAGCTCTAAGGTCCAGGGGAAAATTGTGGTCTGTGATCATGGTGGTGGCATATCAGGTGCTCAAAAAGGAGAACATGTCAAGGCTGCCGGTGGCGTTGGCATGATTATCATAAATGGACAGAACGAGGGTTACACCACTTTTGCCGATGCTCATGTCCTCCCGGCAACACATTTAAGTTATGCTGATGGAGTTAAGGTCCTGAGCTACATCAACTCAACAGAATTACCAATGGCTGCGATTTCATTCAAAGGAACTATTATTGGAGACGATCATGCTCCAGTGGTTGCTTCATTTTCTTCCAGAGGTCCTAGCATGGCAAGCCCTGGAATTTTGAAGCCGGATATAATTGGCCCTGGTGTAAACATTCTCGCTGCTTGGCCTCAATCCGTTGAAAACAACACAAACACCAAGTCCACATTCAACATACTCTCCGGCACCTCAATGTCTTGCCCTCACCTCAGTGGTGTAGCTGCCCTGCTCAAAAGCGCGCACCCTGATTGGTCTCCAGCTGCAATTAAGTCCGCCATCATGACCACAGCTGATCTTGTGAACCTTGCCAAGAATCCAATCGAGGATGAAAGGCTTCTTCCTGCAAACATTTTTGCGATAGGTTCAGGCCACGTGAATCCATCAAGAGCAAACAATCCAGGTCTAATCTACGACATTGTGCCAAAAGATTACGTGCCTTATTTGTGTGGTTTGAATTACACCAGAAGGGGGCTTCTTTACATTTTACAACGTAGGGTGAATTGCGCCGAAGAATCAAGCATCCCTGAAGCACAATTGAACTACCCTTCATTCTCTATCCAATTTGGATCACCTATTCAACGTTACACAAGGACGGTTACTAATGTTGGAGAGGCCAAATCAGTTTACACGGTTAAGGTTGTTCCCCCTGAAGGTGTCGAGGTTATAGTCAAACCCAAGACTCTGCGTTTCTCCGAGGTGAAACAGAAGGTGACATATGAGGTCGTATTCAGTCAATTGCCAACTGCAGCTAATAATACAGCGTCTCAGGGATCTATTACTTGGACTTCCGCAAAGGTCTCCGTCAGGAGTCCAATTGCTACAATTATAGGTGAAATGCCAATGTTCTAG